The DNA segment TACGGAGAGTGTCGACAGAAAGACATCTGGACAGCTCGGTGCAAACAGTTTCGCAGGTTTCGCGAATTGCGGGAAACCGGCTCGTCCACGAAGTtggctttctgtttttttttttcgtaaatggaattttctttcttcaaaaagtAAGCTCGGATATGTTCTTCCGTGTGCACTTccattgttattatttttttttcgttccaatTAAAAGCGTCAATCGGGCATGCTTTTCGATCTGTTGTGGGCAGACCCTTTAGTATCTTTTGGTATCAACCTTACTTATCACGAGCGTTTCGAACATTTTGGGGTTGGCAGGTGTATGGGTTCGTTGCATTCTACtttccttttttgcgctgttttcttaACAGGATCTCGCACCACATAGCGCAACGCCAAACTGGCATTGCTTTCCCTGTAACGCCATTCGCTTGTGTGCCGTCGTGCTTTTTCGGTTGGATTACATTTTACCGCCTAGATACAGCATGTTTCACCGTTATGCATGTCCTCAAGTGTCATCCAGCATGCAGCAAGTAGAGACAAAAGTACACGCGAGCCAGGAGCAGTCAGTGCAGTACAATGTGTTCTATTTACACTCCTCAAGGCTGAAGgtggaacaaaaataaaaaaatggctcgtggtttagcattgctaagctcgAAATATTGTCAGGAATATTGTGCACGTTTTTTGCAGGCGGactccaccgccacgtacctcaaagcgcgtcTGACGTGTCACtgacctagggagccagttatgcgcctttcctttcctcataatcgACTGAGTCTAAACCTTGCGGTGGTTTTGTGGAAAGGGAAAACGCATAACTGTCCCAATTCGTAGGTGGACGCTACCGCCTgctcacagcgcgattgaggtgtcgtCTGACCCAGTGAACCAGTTAcgcttgctactcagaggcttcacgcacATACACAGAAACACACACAGCTGAAACCCGGGaggtgcggctagaagtgctttcgcactaaaagagaCGTGTGTCATCCTACAATCGCAGTGGTGCTCGAGTTGAAATCGAGTGAACGGGGTTTTTGTACTTTACACAGAGGCGGCTACATGGGAACAGAATTTTGGCCTCTGGCTCTCGTATGCTTGCTTATCAGCGCAGTACAAGTGGCTTCACTGTTAGCCAGGGAGAGAAACTTTAGTTTCCCGACGAAaagaaatattgaaaaaaaaaataatggtgactTACGTTTTTAGTGAAAATAAAGTTATGGAAATGCGCATGCCCCATCCCTACATCTACTCTATACTACTCCTTTTAAGAGCTCATCATAAACGCTCCCTTGATCCAACAGAAAAGCAACTAGGCTACGAAGGATGCTATAGCGGATGACTCGATTTAGGCGGTACGGGGTTCTTTTGCGCCCACAAAAAGCAAGGTTTGCAGGTGCCTTTTAACAGAAATGTTGCAATATAAGAAACAATGGCGAGAGCGATATTCCTGACCCAGTTGTGCGCGGAGAGGGAAGCGTTGTTACGTGCGCCTCACGTGCAGCGTCTCCTCTTTTCCATCCGGGTTCGCGCGCAGGTGCATGGAGAGCTTGGAGCCCAAGACGCCCAGCTGGACGGAGAACGACCTGCTGGTGCTCATCACCGAGTACTGGAAGCGCAAGGACATCCTGCGCGCCAAGGCGTCGGAGAGCGTGACCAACCTGCAGAAGCGCGAATGCTGGATCGAGATCACCGAGGTGGTCAACGCGCGCTGCTTCACTCCGCACACGAAGAAGACCATGGACCAGTTGAAGCGCAAGTGGGAGAAGACCATCATGCTCGCCAAGAAGGCCGCGCTCAACATCCAGAAGCGATCCGGTGGGTCTTGAGCATGGCGCCTCTATGGGAAGGCGCTGAGAGCTCCATCGCGCGGTCGCTTTTTCTCTGACTGCCATATCATTTCATTACTTAACCGTTCTCATGGCACAGCGCAATGTTCCATCATTCGCAACGTTTTTTGTGCGCCTAGTTAATAATTATGCTTCGGCGTGATTATTTTATAATGGTATACATTCTGTTGTTTAAAAAAAGCTGATTTCGGGAGTGGGGTTTAGTGGAGATAAACATTAACCAAGACAGAAGCGTTGCTTGAAACATGGGGACGTCTACCGGGCCACGCACCTGTTGCGTTACAGTGTTGACAAGGAGGAACAAATAATGGAAAGTGTGCGTGTCACGCAAGGTAAAATTTCTCAAAAAATTGTAGTGAAACTTCCTGGCTTGGCTCAGGCGCGGACGTATCAATGCCTTGTGGGTCCATTTGGTTAGTAATGTTCGTATTCTGCCGTGGTGTATATAGCTACAAGTTCCGTCTGGCCCTTTTGATGTCCATGCACGGTGGCCAACGTTCTGGAAGCGGTCGCACGGCAGCTCTCGCCGGGACAGCCGGCAAACACCGCCTGCGCACCGGCCGGCATCTGCCTGAGTTTGGCGTCTCCTTGGCGTCGCTGCAGGTAACCTGTCAGACTTGGCGCCGGCCTACCAGCTGGCCTTGTCCATAGTCTGCGAGGATTTCCCGGCCTCCCTGGAATGCGCGAACGGCCTCGCCGCAGCTGATGTGCCCTCTCTCGCTGAGCACCCGAACGCTGGCGGATACATCGACGAGGTGTCCAGGTACGGACCTGAGATTACTCCCGACTGAAGCGTTGCCGTCTGTGTTAATTATTCGCCGCGAGTAGCCCTCCTGTTTGAATGCGGTAAGGAAACCGGACAGAGCGCGAGTAGGAGAGAGCCGCTGTCAGTCTACAGTCCGCAACaggcggctggcgcatgcattctcCCTCTGGCGGCGTTTACACGTACGGGACAAAAGCTCATCGCATTCGCTGCTTCAGAGAGGCTCAAGTTCTGTCTTACAATTTGCTGGCACTGTAATACCagctgtttcagggaagcccgcgactaattttttttttaaaaacaaacttTTTGAGGTATGAAGACGGCTTTTGTGGCAGACTAATGCCAGCGTCGGCGGtcatcagaaaacaggtgaataaaGCAACCACTCCAGTGCACGCAGCTATCGAAAAAGTGTGATTTGGCGAGtcacagcgccaaaggtaatcgCGTTCTCTAAATCTGGAAactaatgtagctatcactaacgaccggctacaaatttcGAATTGCGACGGGGTGTCTAACAGTGATAGTTGAagagttaattatcagaaattatttaAGGGGtggtcttccctgaaacaccttgtatagaAGCTACATTCAGCGCCCGCAAATAAGGGCCGAATTGCATCTCGTTCGCAAAAACCGTTCGTGAGTGCTCGTGGCAGTCACTTCGGCAGCCGTGACGGGCCGAATGCGATAGTATAGAACTGCTGGCCAATCACAGAGTGCAAGCAGCTTTCGGGGTTCGGCTCATGATTTGCTGGTGCCTCAAGGAGGCTCACGTACTTGATGATGAGGTGGAGCATTTGATGAGGAGCCTGGAATTCGTTGGCACGCCTCTGCGCCGTTGGTTGCGCTCGACACCGTTTGTGTAGCGTCGGTTTTGATTCACTTCCGAGTTAAACACACAAACATCGAGAGCAGGGGCGTAGCACTTCATTGTTGATGGCGCTCCCCGCATTCACGTGCGCGATGACTGTATCTGGGTGCTCTACAGTGTTAAAAAAAGAAGTGTGAAAAGTACCTGCTCTTGCAGATACTTCTCGCCCGTCAGGTCATCACAAGAAGATGCAGACTTTAATAAATTACATTGGCGTTTACATTGGCGATGAGGAGATTCGTCTTTACTCCTTTTGGTTCTATCAGGCCCCCTTTAACAGCAAAACATATCATGCGCACCAGTGTTGCACTCACGTGAGTATGCAAATATACCGGCGTGCAGCTCATTCTTAGCAGTTTTTTGTAATGTTTGGGCCagaaaaaattaacaaaaatagGTAAACAAATAAGCACATTGCTGTGCACCGCCGCTGGGGCAAggctgtagcaaaaaaaaaaaggctgtggttTAGGATtggttaaacccggagtgacgcgatagcgacagctggccgagtggaactcgctcagtcgaattgcaaagtcagtctttcgccgttgcgtttcgctgggcattccttctgcatcttcgtccctggacgtggattcactgtccccccctcggtttcgccggcgcgccgcgccgccggcagctgccacggtggtcacGGCGCCGTCACGCTGAACGCTCGAAATGATAGCTTAACGTAGGCGCGCGGCACGTACACCAGCTGCGTGcggtgacgtcactccgcgcatgcgcacagctggcggagcggtggtgctaCAGCTCAACGCGCAGCCACGTTGACATCgagaagtggctggcgtagtgtagctatcgctacaaggcAGATAAAACGTTCGTTGCAAACCTCCCCTGTATGCAACAATTGCGGCCGGTGGCAGCGGGGCCGCATAGGCACTCGGCAGGGCGGTAAAACGTGTGTCGTGGTCCTTTCGCAGCATGGTGATAACGGAGCTGGAGGAAGAGTCGTCCGGCGACGGGCCGCCGTTGCCCAAGGGAGACAAGGCGCAGCCGCTCAAGGCCGACGTGCTGGGCGAGGCTGCCGAGGGCGCGCCGCACCCGCTGGGCAGCCGGGGCTACCCCGCTCTGTCCGCCGGTTCCGAGGACGGTGCCGCCGACGGCCACCACCCCCAGCAGCACGAGGCCCACGACGCGTCCGCCGCCGAGTTCGTGAACAATTTTCGGAAGCGCAAGTGGGAGCAGGACCTGATCGAACTGCAGAAGGAGAAAGTGCGTCGCCAGATCCAGTACCACAAGGTGCAGCACGAACTCCAGATGAGCGTGCTCCGGTCGCAGATGGAGTTCTGGGAGATGAAGAAGTCTAAGCTGGCCGCCGAAATACGCCAAGGCGGTATCCCCACGTCGCCGCCGTCGGAGGACGCGAACGCTTCGGCCACGTAGCTTCGGTGCCAGAGCATGTCCTGGAAGAGCAGGCACCCCGCAGTAGTGCTGCTGGGCGTTGGGGGAAATTCGGGGTGGGGCTACTGTGTTCATCTGCACGTGTGCTCATCTCACGGCCTTTCATTGCCATCCCTGTCACGAAAGTCCCGTGTTCCTTCATCGTCAGTTTTGGGTCACATTCGCTTGCTCGAAATGCCTCGCCATACGATGGACATGCAAAGACCGCGGCATCTGTCGCACAGCGATACAACTTTTCCTTCCCCCGAGGAGTATGTGCCTGCTGCCGGACTCATCACCGTGCTCTGTGTTGTCGAACATTTGCCTGGTCTCAGGCAAGAAGTAAGAGTTCGCACTACTGTGTGTCGTCCTAAATATGGCAGGAATGGAAATGCGTAAACTGAAATGCACCAAGTCATCAAATTAAACATGCTGGTGTGAGAACGACGTCAGGGCTGAATGATTCCATAGGATGTCTTGTAAGAAAAATGAGTGTGGGCATGCATTTTTGCACGGAGCCACTTGGTGGCCGCGACTCCTTCGCCATTCTCGTTTATATCCAGCGCAGCAAGCCTATATTCGTTCTCAGCCTTTTTAGCATAATAAGAAAGATATGTACATATTGGAACCTAGTACGTACCTCTGCAGTGTGTTTAAATATTATGATTAAGATATTTTTGACTTTGAAGCATCGTGACGGTCACAACACAAGGCTTTGAAAGACTCGCAATTCGTCTTCATGCTCGAGGTTTTCTGTCGTCCCAGAATTATTTTGCATCAACCTTGCGGCTGTACAATGCTTTTGAATCGCCTGTTTGCCTAGACCGAAGTTTTTCTCCGTACTTTAGGTTAGCTTTGTCTATCAGATTTTATTCCTGAacgcgacaaaaagaaaaaaaaggctgcgTTATAATGCACACATACGACAACATTCTTGAAATAAAGAATATAATTCTTGCGTGTGTCTGTCTCTTTGCCTTCAGAATGTGCGCCATCAACCTTGGCGACATAGCGTTTCTTCACCGCATTTCTACCACCTCTTCTTCCTCACTAGTTGATATAGTCGCAAGTTGAGTTGCAGCATTGGCTTCCTATGGGCGGTTTTGAAAAGCTTACGTGACGCGCTAAACGTCAGTGTGCGCGCATAGAGTTCAAATACTGACGATATAGAGCTAAAGCTGCGGCCGCATTTGCACGGGCCCCCTCTCCACATTCGTGCTAAGCGTGGTGGCAGCCGCTACTCTGCGAACCAAATACAGGAAGTACTAATCTGGAATTAACGATCTCGCCATGTAACGTATAGTTTTAACCGGTACCCAATGGCCACTACAGACTGAATTTTTGCAACTTTTTTGAGATTAGTATGCTCAGAAAAACGAAAATATTAGTTGCAAGCGCTTTTAGAAGTAGTGGGCCCCCGTTGTGTCTCCTCATTTCCCCTTTTGTGCAAGCATTCTTGGCGGGGGGGGGGTAGCAGAATTTCCTCTGCGCGTTTTGCCCTATCTGCGCGGGCTTGCGATGATTGGGCAAATGCTGAGTGTATTGAGAATTTTCTCAGTTATCGCAAGAATTTCATTTCACAATATTTCACACTATGTCAATTGAATGGGTATATGCGCGTGAAATGAGGGAAGTGTAAATTCAGAATGCGAAAAACGCCCGTGGAGGCGCTGTCTATTCCTATTATACTGCACAGATCTGCCGTGCTTACTTATGCGTAATCCGAGAATTTGAAGACACAGATGTGACGGcgttccatatatatatatatatatatatatatatatatatatatatatatatatatatatatatatatatatatatatatatatatatatatatatatatatatatatatatatatatatatatatatatatatatatatatatatatataagagaagtgggcacttctacaaagacacttttatttatcaacgtttcgaccgcggtgcggtcttcttcaacgcaacgcaacctacgttcgtatatatatatatatatatattgttttggtttggtttatgagagtttaacgtcccaaagcgactcaggctatgagggacgccgtattgaagggctccggaaatttcgaccacctggggttctttaacgtgcactgacatcgcacagtacacgggcctgtagaaatTCGACGCCGCGGCCGgtaccgaacccgcgtctttcgggtcagcagccgagtataTTCTGTATTGATAACCGCCAGTTAGCTACAGATACGAAGCGGCGCAGTGCCAACAAGCCGCACTCTCGCACTCGCAGAGACCACCTGCAGCAATCTGTCGGGCCCGAACGGAGCATCAGACAGCGGCCATGCACAGCCTTCATCTTCGTGGCGTATGCCATCCTCTGAAAAAGTCAAGTACAGGGCGTCGCTCCTGGATGGTAGGGTCATGTGGGGTGTAGCGTCCGCCATCTACACATGCGGGCAATTAGGGACGCCACAGTgtagggcttcggattaattatACCACCTGGAGTTGTTGTTGCGCGCAGGTAGCTTaaaacctccatcgaaattcgaccgccgccgacAGATTGCTGCAGGTGGTCTCTGCAAATGCGAGAGTGCGGCTTGTTGGAACTCCGTGGCTTCGTATCTGTAGCTAACTGGCGGTTATCTAAACAGAATAtactcggcttctgacccgaaagacgcgggttcgataccggccgtggcggtcgattCAAACCGCGCGATTCAAACCAAGAGAAGAAGCTTGCTCACAAAGGGAGTGCGTTTCCATCAGGACAACGCTTGTCCACACATCGCCTCTGTAACAAACGATCTCATCAACAAATTTGGATGGAATACTGTCACACACCCACCCCACAGCCATGACATAGCTGCAAGTGACTACCATCTCTTCCCTGAATTGAAATACCTGAGTGAGATGCATTTCAGAACCAAAGAGGTACTAAAAAAGAGGTTTTAAGCTACCTTCACTCAACAACAGCTCCAGGCGgtataaattaatccgaagccctacactatggcgtctcttatagccctcATGTGTAGCTGGGGGA comes from the Amblyomma americanum isolate KBUSLIRL-KWMA chromosome 1, ASM5285725v1, whole genome shotgun sequence genome and includes:
- the LOC144114306 gene encoding uncharacterized protein LOC144114306 isoform X1; translated protein: MYYHIEKCMESLEPKTPSWTENDLLVLITEYWKRKDILRAKASESVTNLQKRECWIEITEVVNARCFTPHTKKTMDQLKRKWEKTIMLAKKAALNIQKRSGNLSDLAPAYQLALSIVCEDFPASLECANGLAAADVPSLAEHPNAGGYIDEVSSMVITELEEESSGDGPPLPKGDKAQPLKADVLGEAAEGAPHPLGSRGYPALSAGSEDGAADGHHPQQHEAHDASAAEFVNNFRKRKWEQDLIELQKEKVRRQIQYHKVQHELQMSVLRSQMEFWEMKKSKLAAEIRQGGIPTSPPSEDANASAT
- the LOC144114306 gene encoding uncharacterized protein LOC144114306 isoform X2; this encodes MESLEPKTPSWTENDLLVLITEYWKRKDILRAKASESVTNLQKRECWIEITEVVNARCFTPHTKKTMDQLKRKWEKTIMLAKKAALNIQKRSGNLSDLAPAYQLALSIVCEDFPASLECANGLAAADVPSLAEHPNAGGYIDEVSSMVITELEEESSGDGPPLPKGDKAQPLKADVLGEAAEGAPHPLGSRGYPALSAGSEDGAADGHHPQQHEAHDASAAEFVNNFRKRKWEQDLIELQKEKVRRQIQYHKVQHELQMSVLRSQMEFWEMKKSKLAAEIRQGGIPTSPPSEDANASAT